The Amaranthus tricolor cultivar Red isolate AtriRed21 chromosome 14, ASM2621246v1, whole genome shotgun sequence DNA window tctacgccctcatctacgactacctccgcatccgtgaatactcctgctggagatcgggtgcgtgattggtattgtgggcttcattcccgagatgcaagtggtaaatttaccattaatgatccgggaatgaagaaggttgttgatgctgtggtgagttttgaaattattaagtatattcttgatttgttttgtattctttggctttgatttacttatactaattgctatatatgtcactttttatttgaacagatgggctggaaggaaaaagaagctacgggggagttcaccccaagaggcaatgttgacgcattgcatatggtcttagggaaagaccacagtgggcagGTAgacggaaaaggaggcgtccgcatggggttacagaaggcattcggcaaagagtgtgttgctactcaatcttGAACgacgctgcgggatgaagtagcaaccctctgAGCAAAGAtcacgaaggacgttctcgccaaactggctgtcgtgttgcagaagatgggagcacccgttgttgacttggcaaGCCTGATAGttgaggatcaggaaagtcagcATGGGGATCTTAATGCTTTGGTCGAGACAACACCCGAGctcattacccccgtagcacctctgcccattactttccctgaaggggaaaaccctacaccggagaccataaactccgttgctcaaaatccggagccactgctacaggtacatagtttttaaatatataagcacttattaatttaaattgcagtgcgttttaatattttattatgatgcttattatactaaacgacacaattttcaggaagcgactccttgttctcttttgctgcctcagttaggtgttgctagtgatggcgacttaactgaggttgcatatggtgtggcccagccaaccaaagagggccaaacagtgcattcgatgcctgttacaagtggccacatcagtatGACCGTGGAagctattgtaaaggggtttgaagatttctcactcccggttccaatgctagaatggagccttgagaaactatcagacgccctagatagtttcgtcacatggccatatgcttgagtccaattcactaacatggtaaaaATCATTTGtaacttgtttatttttatttttttaattgcatgcttacactaatttaatcgtataaattgaaatagcaaaagagtccaaagggatctttaagagagatcggttcctcagcaaaggtctCGACTGGTTCAAAGttgatgccaagcactccaatatTGACTGAtacggagctaaaagatctctctcaagattgcaaatggctgcacacttgtgcatctcgcctgCGTGAGGAGGACTCAATCATTCTATACCTGCAGAAGGACCAATACTgttttttagagagcccgtttgtaattattggtcctagtcaCATTggacaatttttgagaggagagatgctgaacgtagctcttttccatttCTACATGAGGTAAtgctcattatcttacaagttaggcattgttgtttaattgttttaataaccaaattactaacaaaattttcttattcgtgagtttagtgcggcttacgaggggCTAAATTCTTGcaaacctccaataaaaattggatggttttgtcctgagtcgatttcgggtagtaaatgtgtaaatgatccagatgacgtcagagcatccattaagactgctttgactaattcccttacatctaaacacacgttcattctagCTCCATATACGGaatagtaaattttatttttgaaattgaacttatcttttgatttttaaagtcacataatctctaatttgttgattttaaatttgcgtttgtagtttgcattgcatacttttggtcatatttCCTTTAatgaacactgtgcacgtcttcgactcattacaaaaacctcaaagcccgcctcgcaacacaaaattcaaagcgttgttaaATGCGTACGtaacattaattattttaccaatttgatttaattaagtgttatatatatatatatatatatatatatatatatatatatatatatatatatatatatatatatatatatatatatatatatatatatatatatatatatatatatatagacacacacacacacacacacacacacacacacatatatatatatatatatatatatatatatatatatatatatatatataaatagtactccctccgaaccaatttagttgtcccatttccttatttggtaaagtctttttagttgtcctatttctatttttgtcaatctttttttacctaaatatccttagttcaaaCAAGTAATTACGACTATACCCCCATATACtttacttaccctttactacttaccctttttaatggacctcaCACCATCcataataaccgtgcccaagtaaatgggacatctaaattggttcgagggagtattacttttcccctgcgtttcaacacaatgaaaaaagtgcatGGACAAAtaggatctacatccagagccacatttccaaaatggacagcaataaaggtatacaaatttgattttatccgttttaaagcttttttggcacttttgcgcataaagtagctcaaccttggtttgttttgcacgaaacttggcacacaacactatttggtatatattattgtgttgaagtggttagaattgaaaattatagtcatatgctagaaattacgtgttaagttttgattttatgggtttttaagcatttatggcactttcgcgcataaagtagctcaaacttggtttgttttgcacgaaacttggagcACAAAacttttttctatatattattgtgttgaagtggttataattgaaaatcatagtcatattctagaaattacgtgcaaagttttgattttatgagtttttaagcttttttggcactttcgcgcataaagtagctcaaacttggtttgttttgcaccaaacttggcacacaacactatttggtatacattattgcgttgaattggttagaatttaaaatcatagtcatatgctagaaattacgtgttaagttgcgattttatgcgtttttaagcgtttttgccacttttgcacataaagtagctcaaacttggtttgttttgcacgaaacttggcacacaacactatttagtatatgttattgtgttgaagaggttagaattaaaaatcatagtcatatgctagaaattacgtgttaagttgcgattttatgtgtttttaagcgtttttgccacttttgtgcataaagtagctcaaacttggtttgtttagcacgaaacttggcacacaacaccatttggtatatattattgtgttgaagtggttagaattgaaaatcatagtcatatgctagaaattacgtgtgaagttgcgattttatcagtttttaagcgtttttgccacttttgcgcataaattaactcaaacttggtttgttttgcacgaaacttggcacataacactatttggtatatattattgtgttgaagtggttagaattgaatatcattgtcatatgctagaaattacgttttaatttacgattaaaacgcacgtgctattacatgggcacttaaaacaaaaacaaaaaacaaaaaaacattaaGACAATTCTGAATTAGCAAACTGtagagcagccctccttcagctcagcttctaggagtccacggggattgttagaatggttttaggaccttgatagctagatccaagtaccaagattccatttccactttagcctaggacctggatgcataggtttggtttccacgtgtcgtgcaatgtgGTCTGCTCGCTAGTTTTCTGCTGCGCTGTTTTGAAGGCAtgaccacatttgtatcagatttgcacgaaacaaagcacacaacattatttggtatatattattgtgttcaagtggttagaattgaaaatcatagtcatatgctagaaattacgtgttaagttgcgattttatgcgtttttaagcgtttttgggacttttgcacttaaagtagctgaaacttggtttgttttgcacaaaacttggcacacaacactatttggtatatattattgtgttgaagtggttagaattgaaaatcatagtcatatgctagaaaaaacgtgttaagtagcgatatTATGcattttaagcgcttttgccacatttgcgcacaaagtagctcaaacttggtttgttttgcacgaaacttggcacacaacactatatggtatatattattgtgttgaagtggttagaattgaaaatcatagtcatatgctagaaattacgtgttaagttgcgattttaagggtttttaagcgtttttggaacttttgcgcataaagtagctcaaacttggtttgttttttgcacgaaacatggaacacaacactatttggtatatattattctgttgaagtggttagaattgaaatcattgtcatatgcttgaaattacgtgttaagttgcgattttaagggtttttaaccgtttttggccgtttgcgcataaagtagctcaaacttggtttgttttgtacgaaacttggcacacaacactatttggtatatattattgtgtggaagtggttagaatttaaaatcatagtcatatgttagaaattacgtgttaagttgcgattttaagggtttttaagcatttttggcacttttgcgcataaagtagctcaaacttgattagtttgcacgaaacttggcacgctacactatttgctatatattactgtgttgaagtggttagaattgaaaatcgttgtcatatgctagaaattacgtgttaagttgcgatttaaagggtttataaccgtttttggccgtttgcgcataaagtagctcaaacttgatttgttttgtgcgaaacttggcacacaataatatttggtatatattattgtgctgaagtggttagaattgaaaataatagtcatatgcttgaaattacgtgttaagttgcgattttaatggttttttaagcatttttggcacgtttgcgcataaagtagctcaaacttggtttgttttgcacgaaacttggcacactaaactatttggtatatattattgtgttgaagtagtttgaattgaaaatcattgtcatatgttagaaatgacgtgttaagttgcgattttaagggtttttaaccgtttttggccgtttgcgcataaagtagctcaaacttggtttgttttgtacgaaacatggcacacaatactatttggtatatattattgtgttgaagtggtttgaactgaaaatcatagtcagatgctagaaattacgtgttaagttgcaattttatgcgtttttaatttttttggcacaaactaacatctattttctcttagtgctttgaACAagcttcttcttccgttgattgcggctactacacgctcaagtgaattataagcgagcaTGGTGGTGCTAAGCAACATGCCTTGTTGTCCATATATGGAActtgggaaggttcttactcacttCTTTCACGTGttttagaagctttgcaacattccaacccGGGCTTAGTACTTTAGTGGTTTTTTAAGGTAGACAATGACATGGGTGTATTTGTGcgacctaatattaggaccttccaacgGGTCTTTTGtgcctttaaaccttgcattgaaggcttcaatcattgtaaacctcttatcgccattAACGGCACgcacttgtatggtaagtatcgtcaTACCGTATTAactgccattgcccaagatggtgataagggaatctttccattAGCATTTTCCTTGGTAGAGAAGGAGTGTATAGGTGCATGGTCGTAGTAcatggcttgtattcgtaagcatgtcacatagaggatgggtttatgcgttatttctgatagacacgcGGGTATTTTAACAACTATGGAAGAGCCGGAGTGGCAACCAACTAATGCCtatccactagtggaaaaaaacgtatttgctgctcaacatttgctgcggtttttgtatattcgcagcaataaatgggaaaaagatttgaaaaaaaaaaaaaaaaacactaattgctgcggtttttgtttattgaccgcagcaaataccccatTCTACCGTTGACaatagcaaaattaaaaaaaaaaagcatttattgctgcggttggcaagggcccgcagcaaataaccttaaatagccgttaaatttcatcaaaattaaaaaaaaaagccttaattgctgcagttggctagggcccgcagcaaataacgtaATGCAACCGTTAAATtcagcaaaaattaaaaacgaaagccttatttgctgcggttggcttGTGACCGCAGCAATAAACCGCATTGTACTGCACGCTTCTTCAACTTCTCAAATAAAGCCCGCCATTCTGAACTTTTCATTTCGCCATTCTCTTCtcacaaacccattgaaaatccTCGACTCAAGCAATAAACGCACCATTTTCGCCATTcaacatttcattcttcatcttcatcttcttctaaaaaacataaaatcatttcaaacccaccattattgaaaaacactcgaaaaaacTGAGTGATTAAGTGTTTCTTCAAACTTGTTCTTCATAATCTTCGAACACATAATCttcacaaacgtttgcttgctGTTTCattcgtgcatttgcttgttcatctgcgtgtgtgtgcattcttcaaaagcgtttgaaaccaaaggcatttgcttgttcatcttcaaaactcacgaattaaggtagtatttctctttttaatttcaataagcattgaaatatctcattgttgcttactgttcttgttgctggtcgcattgctttgttctcgttgctggtcgcattgctttgttcttgttgctggtcgcattgctttgttcttgttgctggtcgcatttaatgtcaaaacccttctgttcttgttgctttgttctaatgtagattatgatcaaaacaaagaaatgaaaatatcgTTTAGAGATAGGTATGGTCTGTATGATATGTATGATATGGGCTAAATGatctgtatgtatatatatatatatatatatatatatatatatatatatatatatatatatatatatatatatatatctatatatatatatataatatatatatatatatatatatatatatatatatatatatatatatatatatatatatatatatatatatatatatatggcatgtattgtgaattacgtttagatgatagatactacttactagatagactatggcatgtattgtgaattggttatagttgtgttagagaactacccacttgtgatcatcgtagaattaaaagggtcgagggaatgaacgatatattagtgcaacttgaactttgttaatgataagtagactatgaaatgtattgtgatttgtttaaggttaagttagtgagcttctcaccatcttgattttcacttggaaaagttagagtaaatatgtttttaggaatgtggtttgttgtttattatttatattgtggtttgtggtttgttaattaattattagcatatttagtaaatatgtttattataaataagtatatatgttctaatatataatgcttaatattatatatttctattcatagtcatattcttaatattcttaatattacttattagaattgtaaatcatagtcatattcttaatattacttagcttatgttctaaaatatttcttttcatactctttcaggtactgatatataatgcatctattcagagacgaaattgtccccgagattgagacctcggataatgagcatcgtagttacgacagtgaagaggaccaaattgtgagattcgagcgtatggctgaagacgctccacctctagacaatgattttgagactgaagacgccccaccaatggatgctcccactaccagtaagaaaagaaaagggcgaggtcctacgaaaaacctcaaagtcacggaaccaatgcatttggaatacaatgcattgggtcaaccctgcggaaaatggcgtaggcaatatggaaaacaagtgggcctatgtatccgcaagatttccatattgcacgcatggaacgaggttccagagggtttgaaaaactctctatggaatgatactgtggtaagcaactttactatttttactcatttagtttcattttaaaattaatttaattgacagtaacaaatataaattttttttgtagaatcttttccacatcgagagcgatgaggacaagaagaatgtgtttctttctgctgttgctgaaagattcagagatttcaaatccaagctagtaactggctggattacgaagacccgtgcccgtacgaccaaaaaggtcaaaacgggaaacgaaggtggagagcaagcaccttcgaagatgccctacgaaatatggggtcacatatcgaagagggattgggaggcctttgttgccaaaagaacaactcccatagaagttgtaagtatttcatattatattatagtttaccaatttgaatttaattcttttgattcagtcattaaactaatacatgacattcgatttctattgattaattaggaaaagcgtggtaaagcttcagattctgcaagcaaaaggaagttttaccatcgcttaggccagaaaacgtacgatgaggtccgaaaagagtgggtggatgcgggtttataccccaatcaatattcatccacaccctcatctacgactacctccgcatccgtaaatactcttgctggagatcgggtgcgtgattggtattgcgggcttcat harbors:
- the LOC130799359 gene encoding uncharacterized protein LOC130799359, with protein sequence MHLFRDEIVPEIETSDNEHRSYDSEEDQIVRFERMAEDAPPLDNDFETEDAPPMDAPTTSKKRKGRGPTKNLKVTEPMHLEYNALGQPCGKWRRQYGKQVGLCIRKISILHAWNEVPEGLKNSLWNDTVMGWKEKEATGEFTPKGNVDALHMVLGKDHSGRVVGKGGVRVGLQKAFGKECVATQSRTALREEAATLRAEITKDVLAKN